In a single window of the Solea solea chromosome 14, fSolSol10.1, whole genome shotgun sequence genome:
- the bod1l1 gene encoding biorientation of chromosomes in cell division protein 1-like 1 isoform X1, translating to MAGLPPGDPQLVSMIVNHLKTQGLFDQFRRDCLADVDTKPAYLNLKQRVDNFVSNHLSNHTWSPHLNKNQLRNNIRQLVLQSGMLEQGVDRIVAQVVDPKVNHIFRPQVERVVREFLSPGSSSEEPPAPPPPTEIKPDSSIPEQASTSAPTTTAASDAMSILDTITSLNQEASVRASSGTEKGRKGQASDEPMQLVEESDQEMSIVEEEDGDHEGKAVEEAEEMKEASEISMLEVKTEDTQEQMDLDREEGLLEDVKMEDEESEAQEQKKEDRDYVISRFTGKPSEEKQDDELLNSTSQAKQKAKERIKEEYSLEDSDLEGLSDITVSSVHTSDLSSFEEESEDDELMSDSSEEGELPPDGEEAEQNDTTEDAGEEERKPRRKAYVHKPFLYSRYYSDSDDEITVEERRRNAAKDKEERLLKRQQNRERMEEKRKQKAVQAEEQEYKKQKGGSSAGPERPRAKEARKERKVLEKKMALNRKRKLDSRKEGDVASKKKGDTGGEGSKKMEVKSATSKTPQPKLIRNLSESASSDERHRRTSGSVSEDSSETKKLSDKSRTHSFILELEQGSQEALKQRSVGKFDRLSRKELHSKERKEKERSLSDERAKLKQKQEKKSEYSTEESQQKDGVKLATEEKAEKKPKIKSDKKMTGNSKEGKASEGVADEGPKEAKKVKAPSNEAVKVEKDKDKQKEKMKEKDKDRSKEREKAKGEKTSAKSDFKQLLRPESAGSSEDRSDMEPGPDGSKKKEKHSKDILKRSKSCPEDRQGEKPKSTTEGKDSEKDKIKLDQDSQKSNKPSSETDKDPKRVKPTEKGKLLEKSKSKVESKTLLKTDKKIQSLEVKSAAGAATSKPETTKDRKKEGTAKEQRRTSEELSHERSENKSAKKKVEKKDKVSEKKADAQEEKKAPVEENLENVDKSEAKTFVSAMSLETEEPSKKQFLLPDTSTDSEPVTTTVTTSFSDDTCDALSDITPEPPEGETESRLSDLPSVPAEANALLTLMDVCTSAEMRLPTESIQEEVTAEIAFEEADMKMKEAALTLLSMDPDSTMSSRLISHCSREEQEVNLPVPQPMEMAAAKEEERPPPETEVAATEMSSTPSQQTAGFMEETPNSAEEMESPEKEMDMSNVETSQALPPQDDNATSNDCQASSNEDKTNTAEMTPDTQSQDKMASPAIHKEAAADVVVSETEGVRENTEENMASIVCDASEQDSEMCSQQDESEPDLPVTNIGLEQSVESVAEENQAATAVNEDESEKKTQEEDSVAAEKSDLQPMETNVPEVSEEEVREGEAECQPKLVKQISNISSTDSQEEEKGSDLSEKEEKTEGRGRRKRKLSTQKVTAVKESGDERDENESMEQSSVEQEKVVDVKTPRRGRSSRLTEETEKDHFKEPEKTEETPSRRRRRSGAATKETTADEKKDEDDADQTSSDKPAEEEEKEEKTEEENAPETHEDSENSTDIRKSALKRKMSEEMEETVEETQAEKETEEENGQQEEEISQQGEEKGQREEEKGQQEEEIRQQEEEKGEQEEEISQQEEEKGQQEEEISQQDLEKGQQEEEIRQQEEEKGQLEEENSQQEEEIRQQEEEKGQLEEENSQQEEEIGQQEEEISQQEEEICRQEEEICQQEEEISQQEEENGQQAQTEQQSEKDSGGSPSLSQSEEQEEVKMESDSEKKPDDAEEEEEEDKDEEEQQQQQQQQQQQQQQQEDQDMTPKRKRGRPSKAAAATDDSDKKDKKAEDKESEPNDEEEEEEEDGEGEKGTATRATTRLASRLEAERNKPSKPSTRASRQSGKDETAAGTRGTRGQAVAAKGGRKREASPPAVRTRGGQKSEEPPSKRAKR from the exons ATGGCTGGTTTACCTCCCGGAGACCCGCAGCTGGTCTCAATGATCgtcaatcatttaaaaacacagggaCTCTTCGACCAGTTCAGGAGGGACTGTTTGGCAGACGTTGATACGAAG cCAGCTTACTTGAACCTGAAACAAAGAGTGGACAACTTTGTCTCTAATCACCTCTCTAATCACACATGGAGCCCACATTTGAACAAAAACCAGCTGAGGAACAACATCAGACAGCTTGTGCTACA ATCTGGCATGCTGGAACAGGGAGTGGACAGGATCGTTGCCCAGGTGGTGGATCCCAAAGTCAACCATATATTCAGGCCACAAGTGGAGAGGGTGGTCAGAGAATTTCTGTCACCTGGCAGCTCTTCTGAGGAGCCGCCAGCCCCACCGCCGCCAACAGAGATCAAACCAGACAGCAGCATTCCTGAGCAGG CGTCAACATCTGCTCCAACTACCACTGCAGCCAGTGACGCCATGTCCATCCTGGATACGATAACTTCGCTCAATCAGGAGGCGAGTGTCAGAGCCAGCTCAGGCACAGAGAAAGGTCGAAAAGGTCAAGCTTCAGATGAGCCCATGCAGCTTGTGGAGGAGAGTGATCAGGAAATGAGTATTGTGGAGGAAGAAGACGGAGACCATGAAGGAAAAGCTGTGGAAGAGGCAGAGGAAATGAAGGAAGCATCAGAGATTTCAATGTTAGAAGTGAAGACAGAGGACACTCAGGAGCAGATGGATTTGGATAGAGAGGAGGGGTTATTAGAAGACGTGAAGATGGAGGATGAGGAGTCAGAAGCTCAGGAGCAGAAAAAGGAGGACAGAGACTACGTCATCAGCCGATTCACTGGAAAACCCTCAGAAGAGAAACAGGACGATGAGCTCCTGAATTCTACAAGTCAAGCCAAGCAAAAAGCCAAAGAGAGGATAAAGGAAG AATACTCTCTGGAGGACTCTGATCTGGAGGGTctgagtgacatcacagtgagcTCCGTCCACACCAGCGACTTGTCCTCATTTGAGGAGGAAAGTGAAGATGACGAGCTGATGTCTGACTCGTCTGAAGAAGGGGAGCTTCCACCTGATG GTGAAGAGGCAGAACAGAACGACACCACTGAAGATGCAGGAGAAGAGGAGCGCAAGCCTCGCCGCAAAGCTTATGTTCACAAGCCCTTCCTCTACTCTCGTTACTATAGTGATTCGGATGATGAAATCACTGTGGAGGAACGTCGCAGAAATGCT GCAAAGGACAAAGAAGAAAGGCTGCTCAAGAGACAGCAGAACAGAGAACGAATGGAGGAAAAGCGTAAACAGAAAGCAGTGCAGGCTGAGGAACAAG aatacaaaaaacaaaagggtGGAAGCTCTGCCGGGCCAGAGCGTCCCAGGGCCAAAGAAGCTcgtaaagagaggaaagtactGGAGAAGAAAATGGCTCtcaacaggaagaggaaactaGACTCAAG AAAAGAGGGAGATGTTGCAAGCAAGAAGAAAGGAgacacaggaggagaaggatCCAAAAAAATG GAAGTGAAATCTGCTACCTCCAAGACTCCACAGCCAAAATTGATTAGGAATCTGTCAGAGTCGGCATCATCTGATGAGAGGCACAGAAGGACAAGCGGCAGCGTCTCGGAGGATTCCAGTGAAACCAAGAAGCTGTCTGACAAAAGCCGGACACACTCCTTCATCCTGGAGTTGGAGCAAGGCTCCCAGGAGGCTCTCAAACAACGTTCGGTTGGAAAATTTGATCGTCTGTCCCGTAAAGAACTTCACTCTAAAGAACGCAAAGAGAAGGAGCGCAGCCTGTCAGATGAACGTGCcaaactgaaacaaaagcaggaaaagaAATCTGAATATTCGACAGAGGAATCTCAGCAGAAGGATGGCGTTAAATTGGCAACTGAAGAAAAAGCTGAGAAGAAACCCAAGATTAAAAGTGACAAGAAAATGACAGGAAACTCAAAAGAAGGGAAGGCATCTGAAGGTGTCGCTGATgagggtcctaaagaggcaaagAAGGTTAAAGCACCATCCAATGAGGCTGTGAAAGTAGAGAAAGACAAGGacaaacagaaggaaaaaatgaaggaaaaggaCAAAGATAGgagcaaagaaagagaaaaggcaAAAGGAGAGAAAACCTCAGCAAAAAGTGATTTCAAGCAGCTGCTTCGACCCGAGTCGGCCGGTTCTTCTGAGGATCGGTCTGACATGGAGCCTGGACCAGACGGCagcaagaagaaggagaaacacTCCAAGGATATCCTGAAAAGATCAAAGAGCTGCCCTGAGGACAGGCAAGGAGAAAAGCCCAAATCTACAACTGAAGGTAAAGATAGTGAGAAGGACAAGATTAAACTCGATCAAGACAGCCAGAAGTCAAACAAGCCTAGCTCCGAGACAGACAAAGATCCAAAAAGAGTCAAACCAACAGAGAAAGGAAAACTCTTGGAAAAATCCAAATCTAAAGTTGAATCAAAGACTCTGTTAAAGACTGATAAGAAAATTCAAAGTTTAGAAGTCAAAAGTGCAGCGGGCGCAGCTACCAGCAAACCTGAGACAACAAAAGATAGGAAAAAAGAGGGAACTGCAAAGGAACAACGGAGAACCTCTGAAGAACTGTCACACGAAAGATCGGAAAATAAGAGTGCAAAGAAAAAAGTGGAGAAGAAAGATAAAGTCTCAGAAAAGAAAGCTGATGCCCAAGAAGAGAAGAAAGCACCCGTAGAAGAAAACCTGGAAAACGTTGACAAATCGGAAGCAAAGACTTTTGTTTCCGCCATGAGTCTTGAGACTGAAGAGCCATCGAAGAAACAATTTCTTCTCCCAGACACGAGCACAGACTCTGAGCCCGTCACCACCACCGTCACCACGTCGTTCTCAGACGACACATGCGATGCTTTAAGTGACATCACCCCCGAACCACCTGAAGGAGAAACAGAGTCACGGCTCAGTGATTTGCCCTCTGTGCCGGCTGAGGCCAATGCTCTGCTGACTCTCATGGATGTTTGTACCTCGGCAGAGATGAGGCTTCCAACAGAGAGCATCCAAGAGGAGGTGACTGCGGAAATAGCATTTGAGGAAGCtgatatgaaaatgaaagaggCAGCTCTGACTCTGCTCTCCATGGATCCGGACAGCACAATGTCCTCCAGGTTGATAAGTCATTGTTCAAGGGAAGAACAAGAGGTGAATCTGCCCGTCCCACAACCGATGGAAATGGCTGCAGCTAAGGAGGAAGAGCGGCCTCCTCCTGAAACTGAGGTCGCTGCCACTGAGATGTCGTCAACTCCATCTCAACAGACAGCTGGGTTCATGGAGGAAACACCAAACAGTGCAG AAGAGATGGAAAGTCCAGAGAAAGAAATGGACATGTCAAATGTCGAAACCTCTCAGGCGCTTCCTCCACAG GACGACAACGCGACCTCTAATGATTGTCAGGCGTCTTCCAACGAGGATAAAACTAACACTGCTGAAATGACTCCTGATACACAGTCACAGGATAAAATGGCATCACCAGCAATTCAtaaagaag ctgctgctgatgttgttgtgtCAGAAACAGAAGGAGTCAGAGAAAACACGGAGGAAAACATGGCTTCCATTGTTTGCGATGCCTCTGAACAAGACTCTGAAATGTGCAGTCAACAAG ATGAAAGTGAGCCGGATCTTCCAGTCACAAACATAGGCTTAGAG CAGTCGGTGGAGTCGGTCGCTGAGGAGAATCAGGCCGCGACGGCTGTAAATGAGG ATGAATCTGAGAAAAAGACACAGGAGGAAGACAGTGTTGCAGCTGAGAAAAGTGATCTCCAGCCT ATGGAAACCAACGTTCCAGAGGTGTCGGAGGAGGAGGTCAGAGAAGGTGAAGCCGAGTGTCAGCCCAAACTTGTCAAACAAATCA GTAACATCTCCAGCACAGACAGCCAGGAAGAAGAGAAAGGATCAGACCTGTCAGAAAAG GAAGAGAAGACGGAGGGAAGAGGAAGACGGAAAAGAAAACTGTCCACTCAGAAAGTTACAGCTGTGAAAGAATCTG GTGACGAGAGAGATGAAAACGAAAGTATGGAGCAATCGTCTGTCGAG CAGGAGAAGGTTGTAGACGTGAAAACACCTCGCAGGGGAAGATCATCTAGATTAACCGAGGAGACGGAGAAGGACCATTTCAAGGAGCCTGAGAAGACTGAGGAGACACCGAGCCGCAGGAGACGACGTTCAGGAGCTGCAACCAAAGAAACCACTGCTG aTGAGAAGAAAGATGAGGACGATGCTGATCAAACCTCTTCAGACAAaccagcagaggaggaagagaaggaggag AAAACTGAGGAAGAAAATGCACCAGAGACCCATGAAGATTCAGAGAACTCCACTGACATAC GTAAATCAGCACTaaagagaaaaatgtcagaggaaatggaggaaacTGTTGAG GAGACCCAGGctgaaaaagagacagaggaggaaaatggtCAGCAAGAAGAGGAAATCAGTCAGCAAGGGGAGGAAAAGGGtcaaagagaggaggaaaagggtCAGCAAGAGGAGGAAATCCGTcaacaagaggaggaaaagggTGAGCAAGAGGAGGAAATCAGTcaacaagaggaggaaaagggCCAGCAAGAGGAGGAAATCAGTCAACAAGACTTGGAAAAGGGTCAGCAAGAGGAGGAAATCcgtcagcaggaggaggaaaagggTCAGCTAGAAGAGGAAAACAGTCAACAAGAGGAGGAAATCcgtcagcaggaggaggaaaagggTCAGCTAGAAGAGGAAAACAGTCAACAAGAGGAGGAAATCGGTCAACAAGAGGAGGAAATCAGTCAGCAAGAGGAAGAAATCTGTCGGCAAGAAGAGGAAATCTGTCAGCAAGAGGAGGAAATCAGTCAACAAGAGGAGGAAAACGGTCAGCAGGCACAAACTGAGCAGCAGTCTGAAAAAGACAGTG gtgGTTCTCCGTCATTGAGCCAGTCAGAGGAACAAGAGGAGGTTAAAATGGAGAGCGACAGTGAGAAGAAACCAGACGAT gctgaggaggaggaggaggaggataaggacgaggaggagcagcaacagcagcagcagcagcagcagcagcagcagcaacagcaggaggACCAGGACATGACtccaaagagaaagagagggcgGCCttcaaaggcagcagcagccactgaTGATTCAG ataaaaaagacaaaaaagctgAAGACAAAGAAAGTGAGCCAAatgacgaagaggaggaggaggaggaggacggagagggagaaaaaggaaCTGCAACCAGAGCGACCACGCGGTTAGCGTCACGCTTAGAGGCTGAAAG AAACAAGCCAAGTAAACCATCCACCCGGGCAAGTCGACAGAGCGGTAAAGACGAGACCGCAGCTGGCACGCG CGGGACGAGGGGCCAGGCAGTGGCGGCGAAGGGGGGTCGTAAACGAGAGGCCAGCCCCCCTGCGGTGCGAACCCGGGGAGGACAGAAATCGGAGGAGCCCCCGTCCAAGAGAGCTAAACGCTGA